From the Garra rufa chromosome 17, GarRuf1.0, whole genome shotgun sequence genome, one window contains:
- the tpd52 gene encoding tumor protein D52 isoform X4 — MEEADQGPKSPDFIPEVGEDAVNAVPSSPCMALTEEEQTELRSELEKVEDEIQTLSQVLAAKEKQVADLKRKLGITPLNEFKQNLSKGWHEVTTSTAYKKTSETLSQVGQKATTAFSSVGSAITRKLEDVRLQSFSNSFGIRSIQHSASMPVMRNTPTFKSFEEKVDTLKTKMSPTPSTGDAEDVSESTPDGNPVAEQPEQTCPADQKPH, encoded by the exons gGCCCAAGAGTCCAGACTTCATCCCAGAAGTAGGCGAAGATGCAGTGAATGCAGTGCCCAGTTCACCCTGCATGGCGCTTACCGAGGAAGAGCAAACAGAGCTCCGCAGTGAACTAGAAAAG GTGGAAGATGAGATCCAGACTCTTTCTCAGGTGCTGGCGGCCAAGGAGAAGCAGGTGGCAGATCTCAAGCGGAAATTGGGCATCACTCCACTCAACGAGTTCAAACAGAACCTGAGCAAAGGATGGCATGAAGTCACCACCTCCACTGC GTATAAGAAGACCTCAGAGACCCTGTCCCAAGTGGGCCAGAAGGCGACGACGGCGTTCTCCAGCGTGGGTTCTGCTATTACCAGAAAGCTAGAGGACGTGAG ATTACAGTCATTTTCCAATTCTTTTGG TATACGCTCCATACAGCATTCGGCTAGCATGCCGGTGATGAG AAACACGCCCACCTTCAAGTCATTTGAGGAGAAAGTAGATACCTTAAAG ACTAAGATGAGCCCGACGCCATCGACAGGCGATGCCGAAGATGTTTCAGAATCCACGCCTGATGGAAATCCAGTGGCTGAACAACCAGAGCAAACGTGTCCAGCAGATCAAAAACCGCACTGA